TTGCATTCCATAATTTCCATTGCCTCCCATCCTTTGAGAATCATAGTAGGGCATATATTGCGTTCCTTCAGAACCTGGATCGATGCTGCTCATGTCATCATCCATTTCTTGTCCATAACCATTTCCCATATCTATCCAAGTTCgtcctcttcttctcctgtCTCTACCAAATATGTTTCCCAGAGGGGTAAACTGTGAGAGAAGGGGGtgggaatggaaaaattaatatatatgcagaaGCGCATAAGTGAAGGAGTAAGAGTCGATTGGACCATCCACACGTATGTGTACAAGTGAAACACTCTATAGAAcgctccttcctttttcgagACTGGACCAGTAGCAAACTGCTTCACTAATTAGCTAGCAAAATGAATCATCGCTCCTGCACTTACCTTGTACAGCATGAACAAACTGAGGGATACGAAAatggcagaaaaagaaatcacCCCCACCTTGCCCCCCAAGGACAAATGATTTTCGTTTTCAATATAACGGCTAAAGAATCCACTTTCAGGAACCTCATTAGCACACTTTAATGGAAAAATCGTGGGGTCATCTGTCTTTTCAGGTGCGTCGACAATATGCCACTCTTTGAGTTTTGGATACAATAATTCTTTGTAcctttgtaaaaaattattaagttCCACGCATAAGGTACTGCCCCTAGAATTGGGGGGTGAATTAACGGAACATTTGAGGTGCTTAATACGCCGGTAAATCTCCAGACAATGATTTACAAATTtacaagaagaagcaaagtgGGTATTACTTCTAGCATTCATCAATTCCCTAATGTCTACTACATTTTgtgtgaaataaaataacataGCTATATGGGCAAATtcgtaattattttcatgGGTACTTTTAAATTTCTTAAAATCCTCCAAAAGTATATCTTGTAGCTCTTTTCCCATATCATTGATGTATCTGGTTATGATATTTGACCTGAAATCTATAGTTTCTTTATGTCTAtcaaacaa
The Plasmodium knowlesi strain H genome assembly, chromosome: 2 DNA segment above includes these coding regions:
- a CDS encoding KIR protein; the protein is MTGGTQNEKLLEDTAIVKAMQKEYPFLKNWRDYHFEDMRGIYNSKFESICAEIAGKSDYRSKWNCLNLFSIIDTVINRGRVKEDDAIWTTIKKLFDRHKETIDFRSNIITRYINDMGKELQDILLEDFKKFKSTHENNYEFAHIAMLFYFTQNVVDIRELMNARSNTHFASSCKFVNHCLEIYRRIKHLKCSVNSPPNSRGSTLCVELNNFLQRYKELLYPKLKEWHIVDAPEKTDDPTIFPLKCANEVPESGFFSRYIENENHLSLGGKVGVISFSAIFVSLSLFMLYKFTPLGNIFGRDRRRRGRTWIDMGNGYGQEMDDDMSSIDPGSEGTQYMPYYDSQRMGGNGNYGMQSFDSSTTTGSGSTLRSTSYDSSQTLGGSPYGSSQTLGGSSYGSSQTFGSSTGGSSQTFGGSTGGSSQTFGGSTGGSSQTFGGSSYGPSQTFGSSTGASSQASGASQRGGPGTSRSSKRRVSQTSGGSGGRSSQTPGGSSYGSSQTLGGSSYS